The sequence GGTTCGGCCGCGGCCTGCCCACCACGGTCATGATGCGCGGGATCCTCGCCTCGGCGTTCTTCGGGGTCAACGCGTTCATCCCGCTGCTCCTCACCGAGGTGCGCGGCCTGTCGGTCGTCGAGGCCGGCGCCGCGCTCACCATCGGGGCCCTGGGGTGGACGACCGGCTCCTACCTGCAGACCCGCCGCGCCTACGACCGGCCCCGGCTGGTACGGCTCGGCGCCGCGGCCGTCACCACCGGCATCCTGCTGACGCTCCTCGCGCTCGTGCCCGGCCTCACCGCCTGGGTCGCCGTGCCGGCCTGGGTCGTCGCCGGATTCGGCATGGGCATCGGCATCACCAGCGTCAACGTCACCGCGATGCGCCAGTCGCCCGACGCCGAGCAGGGGGCGAACTCCGCCGCCCTCCAGGTCGTCGACACCCTGGGCGGCGCGCTCACGATCGGCTTCGGCGGTGTCCTGATCAACCTGATCGGCCACGACGACATCGCCACCGGCTACACGACGATCGTGGTCCTGATGGCCGCCGTGGGACTGCTCGGGGTGATCGTCGCCGGACGCATGCGAGACGCCTCCTGACTCATTGGCCCCTCCCGTAACAACGATCACCTATAGCCGGACCGCGCCCCGGAAGGCATGGTAGGACGGTAGGACCGTGACCGCCGGGAGGAGACGTCGTGGACGAGCGCCCTCACCAGGCGTGGCCGCCGGAGGACCCCGGGCGCGGGGCCGGAGGCCGGGTACGGCCGGCGGCGGAGCCCGAGCGCCCCGGCGGGCGCGGGGCGTGGTCCTCGGAGGGGGCCGAGCACGAGGGGTGGCAGCCCGCCGGAGACCCGCCGCAGGACGACCTGCCGCCCTCGGCCCGCTGGTACGGCACGCCCGCGGCCCCGCCCCGGCGCCGCCGGATCCCGGACCGCCTGCGGCGCCGCCTGCTCGGGGCGACCGCCCTGGTGGCCGGGGCGGCGGCCGTCGTCGCCGGGGGCGTCCTGCTGGCCCCCCGGATCCTGCCCGCCTCCACGCCGCCCGCCCGCGTGAGCGATCCCCTCGCGGGCGTGGCGTACCCGCTGCCCGAGGGCTGGCGGACGGGCACGATGCCGCCGGTCACCGAGTTCACCTCCGTGGCGGGCAGCGGCGGGGCGGCGACCGTGATGTCCAGGCCGGCCGAGCCGGTGGCCGACGTGCGCGAGGCCACGGTGGAGCTCACCGACCTGTACGCCCGGCTGCTGCTCCACGGCGACGAGGTGAAGGTCGTCGACGACCGGGCGGTCACCGTGGGCGGCCGGACCGGCCACAGCCGCTCCCTGCGGGCGGAGTACCGCGACGTCGTCAACCGGCCGGCCTATCTCCGTGTGGTGTTTCTCACGGGCGCCGGAAGGCGGCCGGTCGTCGTGGTGGGCATGGCCCAGCCGGACGATCCCCGGCTGCGGGCCGAGATCGACACGGTGATCGCCGGAGTCCGTTAGCCGCGGCGGCCCGCCCGGAATGCCTGCCGGGTGCCCGCGGCGGCCCGCCCGGAAGGCCTGGTGAGCGCCCGTGGCGGGGTGATCGGCGGGCACCGGGCGGGGGCGGGAGGGCGCAGCCGTACGGGGGTGGGGGCCTCTAGCACGTGGAGGCGACCTTGGCGAGGATCTCGGCGGATCGGCACGTCTTGTCGGCGACTCAGATTACGCTGGGGACACTGTGAGCACTTCCGCCGCATCCCACCTGTCCCCCTCGTATCCGGACCGTGCCGCCTGGGGCACCGCGCCGAAGCTCCGCGCCTGGCAACAGGAGGCCTTTGACCTGTACTCCAGGCGTGAGCCACGTGACTTCCTCGCGGTCGCCACGCCCGGCGCGGGCAAGACGACCTTCGCGCTGCGCATCGTCAGCGACCTCCTGTCACGAGGGATCATCAGGGCTGTGACGATCGTCACACCCACCGAGCACCTCAAGCAGCAGTGGGCGGACGCCGCGGCCAGAGTCGGCATCGCCATCGACCCCGAGTTCAAGAACAGCCAGGGCGCGACCTCGCGTGACTACGCCGGGGTGGCCGTCACCTACGCCCAGATCTCGATGCACCCGGCGCTGCACCGCGCCCGCACCGAGGCGCGCAAGACGCTCGTCATCTTCGACGAGATCCACCACGCGGGCGACGCGAAGTCCTGGGGCGACGGCGTGCGAGAGGCGTTCGAGCCCGCCGCGCGGCGCCTGGCGCTGACCGGCACGCCGTTCCGGTCCGACGTCAACCCGATCCCGTTCGTCACCTACATGGAGGACGGCGAGGGCGTCCGGCGCAGCGTCTCCGACTACTCCTACGGGTACGGCCCGGCGCTTGCCGACGGTGTCGTCCGGCCGGTCATCTTCCTCGCCTACGCGGGCGAGATGCGCTGGCGGACCCGCGCCGGCGACGAGATCGCCGCGACCCTCGGCACTCCGCTCACCAAGGACCAGCTCGGTCAGGCGTGGAAGGCCGCGCTCGACCCCAAGGGCGACTGGATCCGCCAGGTGCTCCAGGCGGCCGACAGGCGGCTGACCGAGGTGCGCAGGGTCGTGCCCGACGCGGGCGCCCTGGTCATCGCCACCGACCACGAGACCGCGCGGGCCTACGCCAAGCACATCCGCGCGATCACCGGCGAGGGCGCCACGGTCGTGCTCTCCGACGACCCCGAGGCGTCAAAGAAGATCAAGCAGTTCTCTGCGTCCCACGACCGCTGGCTGGTCGCGGTCCGGATGGTCTCCGAGGGCGTCGACATCCCCCGGCTGGCCGTCGGGGTCTACGCCACGAGCACCTCGACCCCGCTGTTCTTCGCCCAGGCCGTCGGCCGCTTCGTCCGGGCCCGCAAGCGCGGCGAGACCGCCTCGGTCTTCCTGCCCTCGGTGCCCACCCTGATGGGGCTGGCCGGTGAGATGGAGGCCGAGCGCGACCACGTGCTCGACCGCAACCTGCCCGAGGAGGGCCTGGACGACTTCCTGCTCGAAGACGCCCAGCGCAAGAAGGACAACCCCGACGTCCTGGGCGACGAGCTGCCCTTCGAGACGCTGGAGGCGGTCGCCACCTTCGACCGGGTGCTCTTCGACGGCGGCGAGTTCGGCACCGCCGCCGAGCCCGGCTCGCCCGAGGAGGAGGACTTCCTCGGACTGCCCGGCCTGCTGGAGCCCGACCAGGTGCGGACGCTGCTGAGCAAGCGCCAGTCCGACCAGCTCAAGGCCAAGCGGAACAGGCCCGAGCCCAAGGAGCCCCAGCTCGCCCCGCACGAGCTCATCGCCAACCTGCGCAAGGAGCTCAACGGCCTGGTCGGCGCCTGGAACCACCGCACCGGCCAGCCCCACGGTGTCATCCACGCCGAGCTCCGCCGGGCCTGCGGTGGCCCGGCCATCGCGCAGGCCACCGCCGAGCAGGTCCAGGAGCGGATCGCCAAGATCCGCCACTGGGCCACCCAGCGGTCGTAGACCCTGTCCCCGTCCCGCGGCAGGCAGGGGAGCCGGGGGTGCGGGGCCCGGTCAGCGCAGGGTGATCGGCCGCCCGGTCCGGCCGTCGATCGCCCTGAACGCCCCCTTGCCGGGCAGTGGCGGCGCCAGGCGCACCCGCGTGGAGGCCACTCCGTCCGCCACGCTCACCGGGAGCGTCCGGGCGCCGCCGGGCCGGCGCTTCACTGGCCCCTCGTGCAGCCAGACCTTGACGCCCCGGTTCTCGCGGCGCAGGACGACGGTCGCGGTGCCGCACTCGTCCGCCGCGGCCCTCCAGAAGAGCGTCACGGCGT comes from Streptosporangium roseum DSM 43021 and encodes:
- a CDS encoding DEAD/DEAH box helicase gives rise to the protein MSTSAASHLSPSYPDRAAWGTAPKLRAWQQEAFDLYSRREPRDFLAVATPGAGKTTFALRIVSDLLSRGIIRAVTIVTPTEHLKQQWADAAARVGIAIDPEFKNSQGATSRDYAGVAVTYAQISMHPALHRARTEARKTLVIFDEIHHAGDAKSWGDGVREAFEPAARRLALTGTPFRSDVNPIPFVTYMEDGEGVRRSVSDYSYGYGPALADGVVRPVIFLAYAGEMRWRTRAGDEIAATLGTPLTKDQLGQAWKAALDPKGDWIRQVLQAADRRLTEVRRVVPDAGALVIATDHETARAYAKHIRAITGEGATVVLSDDPEASKKIKQFSASHDRWLVAVRMVSEGVDIPRLAVGVYATSTSTPLFFAQAVGRFVRARKRGETASVFLPSVPTLMGLAGEMEAERDHVLDRNLPEEGLDDFLLEDAQRKKDNPDVLGDELPFETLEAVATFDRVLFDGGEFGTAAEPGSPEEEDFLGLPGLLEPDQVRTLLSKRQSDQLKAKRNRPEPKEPQLAPHELIANLRKELNGLVGAWNHRTGQPHGVIHAELRRACGGPAIAQATAEQVQERIAKIRHWATQRS